Proteins encoded by one window of Anomalospiza imberbis isolate Cuckoo-Finch-1a 21T00152 chromosome 20, ASM3175350v1, whole genome shotgun sequence:
- the SMYD4 gene encoding SET and MYND domain-containing protein 4 isoform X1 translates to MALPVAEWRGRTARLWAALDPALRERLAAASLHDAVRLGCDLLRTEEEAEAALVQLCRRAATDKKPEAASWYREQGNREFKRGQYQAALRLYSKAASHELPGSPEVSVCFANRSAALLHLGHFEVCLEDIARAESHGYPDRLLPKVLLRKAECLLCLGRLQDAQDLLRALESKIALDGVMTTHLTRLKKLSQLKVKLGEKERCPEPAREARGGIQGEPEIWEENNRISGASSSLSLGFDAERGRHLVASQDIVPGQSLVKEEAFVSVLCPGESLPLQDGDTAWDTGATNADLYCHRCLRQLLASVPCQGCSYAKYCSQDCADMAWQQYHRTECSLGALLLTLGVFCHVALRTVLLAGFAEVSRLVAWSHRGDKSLQNPEARCKPLSEAADAGAGSRGVPGCDSRGRYQSSYQALFHLLPHTEQHSPEHKFLCTLSVVAICKQLQAAGLEAAVLSQELPQPQSKPKTCENTSDGLSPELKTVAEAMLRHVLQLQCNAQAITVMQELGPGDGAVVDKKPVRLATAFFPVLSLLNHSCCPNTSVSFSGTAATVRASQPISSGQEVLHCYGPHWCRMRVAERQQLLSQYFFECRCPACLEELESGVKSVVSIRNSFCCPKCQAQMQGEEDTLCCSNEACATSASRDHLSGRLQDLQQQIKKALGLLRVGKADQAIKMLLKCQMDAGTFLSPEHLLMGEMEDHLAQVYATLGKWQEAARHLKKSIEIVEMHHGPSSVETGHELFKLAQILFNGFAVSEALSTIQRAEGILSVHFGPQNAQIQELQEMKACLSELPRNILQRT, encoded by the exons ATGGCGCTGCCGGTGGCGGAGTGGCGGGGCCGCACCGCCCGGCTCTGGGCCGCGCTGGACccggcgctgcgggagcggctggCGGCGGCTTCGCTTCACGACGCAGTGCGGTTGGGTTGCGATCTGCTCCG GACCGAGGAGGAGGCGGAGGCAGCCCTGGTGCAGTTGTGCCGCCGGGCAGCCACGGACAAGAAGCCGGAGGCCGCGAGCTGGTACCGGGAGCAGGGCAACCGGGAATTCAAGCGGGGCCAGTACCAGGCTGCCCTGAGGCTCTACTCCAAG GCAGCATCCCACGAGCTCCCTGGGAGCCCCGAGGTGTCCGTGTGCTTTGCCAACCGCTCGGCTGCCCTTCTCCACCTGGGGCACTTTGAG GTTTGTTTGGAAGATATTGCCAGGGCTGAAAGCCATGGCTATCCAGACAGGCTGCTGCCCAAGGTCCTGCTGCGGAAAGCTGAGTGtctgctgtgcctggggaggttACAGGATGCACAGGATCTCCTCAGAGCGCTGGAGAGTAAAATTGCTCTGGATGGGGTCATGACTACACACCTGACACGGCTAAAAAAGTTAAGTCAGCTGAAGGTTAAATTAGGTGAGAAAGAGAGGTGTCCAGAGCCTGCACGAGAAGCACGTGGTGGCATTCAAGGGGAGCCAGAGATCTGGGAAGAGAACAACAGGATTTCAGGTGCATCTTCATCCCTGAGCTTGGGTTTTGATGCAGAGAGAGGACGTCACTTGGTGGCCTCCCAGGACATTGTGCCAGGACAGAGCCTGGTGAAAGAAGAGGCCTTTGTGAGCGTGCTGTGCCCCGGGGAGAGCCTTCCTCTGCAGGATGGTGACACAGCATGGGACACTGGAGCCACCAACGCGGATCTTTACTGCCACCGCTGTctgaggcagctcctggcctcaGTGCCTTGCCAGGGCTGCAGTTATGCCAAGTACTGCAGCCAGGACTGTGCAGACATGGCATGGCAGCAGTACCACAGGACAGAGTGTTCCCTGGGAGCGCTGCTCCTCACGCTGGGGGTCTTCTGCCACGTGGCCTTGAGGACTGTCCTGCTGGCAGGATTTGCAGAGGTTAGCAGGCTGGTGGCGTGGTCCCACCGTGGGGACAAGAGCCTTCAGAACCCTGAGGCAAGATGCAAACCTCTCAGTGAGGCAGCAGATGCAGGAGCTGGTAGCAGAGGTGTCCCTGGTTGTGACAGCAGGGGTCGGTACCAGAGCTCTTACCAAGCTCTGTTCCACCTTTTGCCCCACactgagcagcacagccctgagcacaaGTTCCTCTGCACGCTCAGTGTGGTAGCTATATGCAAACAGCTGCAAGCAGCTGGCCTGGAGGCTGCTGTGTTGAGTCAGGAATTGCCTCAGCCGCAGTCCAAACCAAAGACATGTGAGAACACCTCAGATGGATTGTCCCCAGAGCTGAAGACTGTGGCAGAAGCAATGCTGAGGCACGTGTTGCAGCTGCAGTGTAATGCACAAGCGATCACTGTAATGCAGGAGTTGg GGCCTGGAGATGGGGCTGTTGTAGATAAGAAGCCTGTGAGGCTGGCAACAGCCTTCTTCCCTGTCCTCAGCCTCCTGAACCACTCGTGCTGCCCCAATACCAGCGTGTCATTCAGTGGGACAGCTGCcactgtcagggcatcacagcCAATCTCAAGTGGCCAAGAGGTTTTGCATTGCTATG GGCCTCACTGGTGTAGGATGAGGGTTGCTGAGAGACAGCAGCTTCTCAGCCAGTATTTCTTCGAGTGTCGCTGCCCGGCGTGCCTTGAAGAGTTAGAGTCTGGTGTCAAGAGTGTGGTGTCCATCAGAAATTCATTCTGCTGTCCCAAATGCCAGGCCCAAATGCAG GGGGAAGAAGACACACTTTGCTGTTCAAATGAAGCTTGTGCAACCTCAGCCAGCAGAGATCACCTGTCTGGCCGTTTACAGGACCTTCAGCAACAAATCAAGAAAGCTTTAGGCCTGCTGAGAGTCGGGAAGGCTG atcaGGCTATCAAAATGCTCCTGAAGTGTCAGATGGATGCTGGAACCTTCTTGTCTCCAGAGCATTTACTGATGGGAGAGATGGAGGATCATCTGGCACAGGTCTATGCTACTCTTG GGAAGTGGCAGGAAGCAGCCAGACACCTGAAGAAGAGTATTGAGATTGTGGAAATGCACCATGGGCCATCGAGTGTAGAAACAGGCCATGAACTTTTCAAGCTGGCACAAATCCTCTTCAATGG
- the SMYD4 gene encoding SET and MYND domain-containing protein 4 isoform X2: MALPVAEWRGRTARLWAALDPALRERLAAASLHDAVRLGCDLLRTEEEAEAALVQLCRRAATDKKPEAASWYREQGNREFKRGQYQAALRLYSKVCLEDIARAESHGYPDRLLPKVLLRKAECLLCLGRLQDAQDLLRALESKIALDGVMTTHLTRLKKLSQLKVKLGEKERCPEPAREARGGIQGEPEIWEENNRISGASSSLSLGFDAERGRHLVASQDIVPGQSLVKEEAFVSVLCPGESLPLQDGDTAWDTGATNADLYCHRCLRQLLASVPCQGCSYAKYCSQDCADMAWQQYHRTECSLGALLLTLGVFCHVALRTVLLAGFAEVSRLVAWSHRGDKSLQNPEARCKPLSEAADAGAGSRGVPGCDSRGRYQSSYQALFHLLPHTEQHSPEHKFLCTLSVVAICKQLQAAGLEAAVLSQELPQPQSKPKTCENTSDGLSPELKTVAEAMLRHVLQLQCNAQAITVMQELGPGDGAVVDKKPVRLATAFFPVLSLLNHSCCPNTSVSFSGTAATVRASQPISSGQEVLHCYGPHWCRMRVAERQQLLSQYFFECRCPACLEELESGVKSVVSIRNSFCCPKCQAQMQGEEDTLCCSNEACATSASRDHLSGRLQDLQQQIKKALGLLRVGKADQAIKMLLKCQMDAGTFLSPEHLLMGEMEDHLAQVYATLGKWQEAARHLKKSIEIVEMHHGPSSVETGHELFKLAQILFNGFAVSEALSTIQRAEGILSVHFGPQNAQIQELQEMKACLSELPRNILQRT, translated from the exons ATGGCGCTGCCGGTGGCGGAGTGGCGGGGCCGCACCGCCCGGCTCTGGGCCGCGCTGGACccggcgctgcgggagcggctggCGGCGGCTTCGCTTCACGACGCAGTGCGGTTGGGTTGCGATCTGCTCCG GACCGAGGAGGAGGCGGAGGCAGCCCTGGTGCAGTTGTGCCGCCGGGCAGCCACGGACAAGAAGCCGGAGGCCGCGAGCTGGTACCGGGAGCAGGGCAACCGGGAATTCAAGCGGGGCCAGTACCAGGCTGCCCTGAGGCTCTACTCCAAG GTTTGTTTGGAAGATATTGCCAGGGCTGAAAGCCATGGCTATCCAGACAGGCTGCTGCCCAAGGTCCTGCTGCGGAAAGCTGAGTGtctgctgtgcctggggaggttACAGGATGCACAGGATCTCCTCAGAGCGCTGGAGAGTAAAATTGCTCTGGATGGGGTCATGACTACACACCTGACACGGCTAAAAAAGTTAAGTCAGCTGAAGGTTAAATTAGGTGAGAAAGAGAGGTGTCCAGAGCCTGCACGAGAAGCACGTGGTGGCATTCAAGGGGAGCCAGAGATCTGGGAAGAGAACAACAGGATTTCAGGTGCATCTTCATCCCTGAGCTTGGGTTTTGATGCAGAGAGAGGACGTCACTTGGTGGCCTCCCAGGACATTGTGCCAGGACAGAGCCTGGTGAAAGAAGAGGCCTTTGTGAGCGTGCTGTGCCCCGGGGAGAGCCTTCCTCTGCAGGATGGTGACACAGCATGGGACACTGGAGCCACCAACGCGGATCTTTACTGCCACCGCTGTctgaggcagctcctggcctcaGTGCCTTGCCAGGGCTGCAGTTATGCCAAGTACTGCAGCCAGGACTGTGCAGACATGGCATGGCAGCAGTACCACAGGACAGAGTGTTCCCTGGGAGCGCTGCTCCTCACGCTGGGGGTCTTCTGCCACGTGGCCTTGAGGACTGTCCTGCTGGCAGGATTTGCAGAGGTTAGCAGGCTGGTGGCGTGGTCCCACCGTGGGGACAAGAGCCTTCAGAACCCTGAGGCAAGATGCAAACCTCTCAGTGAGGCAGCAGATGCAGGAGCTGGTAGCAGAGGTGTCCCTGGTTGTGACAGCAGGGGTCGGTACCAGAGCTCTTACCAAGCTCTGTTCCACCTTTTGCCCCACactgagcagcacagccctgagcacaaGTTCCTCTGCACGCTCAGTGTGGTAGCTATATGCAAACAGCTGCAAGCAGCTGGCCTGGAGGCTGCTGTGTTGAGTCAGGAATTGCCTCAGCCGCAGTCCAAACCAAAGACATGTGAGAACACCTCAGATGGATTGTCCCCAGAGCTGAAGACTGTGGCAGAAGCAATGCTGAGGCACGTGTTGCAGCTGCAGTGTAATGCACAAGCGATCACTGTAATGCAGGAGTTGg GGCCTGGAGATGGGGCTGTTGTAGATAAGAAGCCTGTGAGGCTGGCAACAGCCTTCTTCCCTGTCCTCAGCCTCCTGAACCACTCGTGCTGCCCCAATACCAGCGTGTCATTCAGTGGGACAGCTGCcactgtcagggcatcacagcCAATCTCAAGTGGCCAAGAGGTTTTGCATTGCTATG GGCCTCACTGGTGTAGGATGAGGGTTGCTGAGAGACAGCAGCTTCTCAGCCAGTATTTCTTCGAGTGTCGCTGCCCGGCGTGCCTTGAAGAGTTAGAGTCTGGTGTCAAGAGTGTGGTGTCCATCAGAAATTCATTCTGCTGTCCCAAATGCCAGGCCCAAATGCAG GGGGAAGAAGACACACTTTGCTGTTCAAATGAAGCTTGTGCAACCTCAGCCAGCAGAGATCACCTGTCTGGCCGTTTACAGGACCTTCAGCAACAAATCAAGAAAGCTTTAGGCCTGCTGAGAGTCGGGAAGGCTG atcaGGCTATCAAAATGCTCCTGAAGTGTCAGATGGATGCTGGAACCTTCTTGTCTCCAGAGCATTTACTGATGGGAGAGATGGAGGATCATCTGGCACAGGTCTATGCTACTCTTG GGAAGTGGCAGGAAGCAGCCAGACACCTGAAGAAGAGTATTGAGATTGTGGAAATGCACCATGGGCCATCGAGTGTAGAAACAGGCCATGAACTTTTCAAGCTGGCACAAATCCTCTTCAATGG